ATAAAGTGATTAAAAATAACGGTAATTATTAGATGCAATGTATATATAAGTAAATGTAAATATCattagaaataaaattaatgattCTTTTACATTTTTGATATTAAAGTATCTTAAATTATATACTCTTTTGTCTTAGGAAATGCATCCTAGGATATTCTTTTCTCCGTTGTATTAGATATCGGTAATAGAATTGTGATTGTCTATATTTTATTTCGTTGTCTTCATTCAGACAACGGCGGCTGCGAAGCGCAACACGTCAATAATTGCAATATAGCACAAGGACACATGTTTTCCTCACACGTTATTTCTGATTACATTTATGACTATTGATACTTAATCAAACAAGtcagaaaatatatatatatatatatatatatatatatatatatatatatatatatatatatattgttttacaataaattctacttttttaaataaacattttatttcgctttattattttatttcgtaAAAGCTTTTCgggataaatatttatattcattGAACAAATTAAAAAAAGGGGATAAATCGAAATATCTGTATTtcttaaatttattattgggaacATATTTTAAATTAGAGTGTATAGTAAGATAAAATTTAAGTTTGATTGATAGTTAATTTTTAATCATTTGTTTCAAACGCAAAAACTAGTTATTGTATACCTCAATATGAGTAATAGAATGCATATTTGTATGTATATTcacatataaataaaattgtatgTACAGTACAATACATGTAGTGGTATGTACTTGTATACAAAACGTGCACTCACGCATATAATAACGAATTAAAGATTATTATCTACAGCCTATCAATATTGTAAATTTTATATATCATTcgttgattaatttaatttattttcacACGTCAAACGGAAAAGTCACCAAAGatctatattttatgtttcgattGTAATACTAAATATTGTTTTTAATCTTTCTTCTTTAACGAAAATTATACTGACATtctataaaattaattataagaACAAATGCtactaatatttaataatcggaataacacatacaaaaataaaaaatatttcgaaaatgTAATGTGTATCGAAAGTAAAATTGTACAAATAACGAATATATCAATTCTATCATTTTTCTATTTTGCATCCTGTGATTTTGATTGTGCCTAAATTATTTGTGCCATATGTATTACAATTTCTTTTTACATACATATAATGCGAACAATTTAACCAGCTTTTAACTATAAAGGTAAAAACAGTAATCGTAAATCGATTATGGACTTCAAAAGTTCATTATCCTTACATAACAAAATATTTCTTTAGCACCCATTTTTATATCATCAATTGATGAAAATAATTCCAGGCAACAATAATAGAAATGTTACGTACTTGTTCTTCCCAGCGAATTTCTTAGATACATCCCTGTAGATTGTACGCATGGCTCGCATCCCCCTACGCCTGTATTGAAGGGGAAGTGGAATCGCGTAGCGCGTAGGCCAGTTTCTGCGATAATAGCACCCACTTGTCGGCTAGCTGATAGCGTGGCAAACACGACTCTCTACGCCCGTCCGTTCCTTCATGCGTTTGCAATGGTTAATATTTTGGGATTAACATTATTGCACGTCGCAATGTCCTAATCCTCGACAAATCATCAAATTATCCGAGGCGAAACAACTGTTGCACGAGACGGCTATATTTTCGAAAGTAAGACCCTACATGGTTGCCGAAATCCACGTATCCCGTGAGTAGACTTCAAAGTAATTTTAAATTTCTATTAAGTCGCGAAAAGGAAATATTCTTGTAACTTGTGAACATTTAACTCTCAGATTAAAAAGTGCATTGTGCTAtttcaaaaatatgaattttattttactatATAAATCATAAAACTGTGTTTTTTATGAAGAACAGAATTTTCTAACTTTGGAAAGAATAAGAtggattttctaattttttttcatttctatAATTATTTGTGTGCCGTtcgatttaaatttaaatgtaaattaaatttaagTCGAATGCTGTAGAAAATTGTATAGAATAAGTAAGGaatgttttattaaattttaaatatctatGTGTGATTAGGTGCATATGTATCAATAGTTTATTTCTTTcttgttttttaatattttaaacatttcgTGTTTGATTCGAACTGTCGGCAATGTAATCTGTGAATAGTAACGGTACCATACGCATCACTCGTTTCGATTGATCGCCCTTCTGCGTGGGAGGACTTTCGCGCTCATTTTTTTTTACTTACTATACGATTGCCACGCGTCAGGTATCCCTCCCCTTTGCTCCACTTACCACCCTTTTCTCTTTTTTAAAGTATGGTCACACAATACATACACAAGTTTAACTAACGTGTATGACAGTTAATCTACTCTTTTTTGCGGTTTCCGTAAATATTTATCGCCCTGTTCAATTTCCTTAGATTAAATATGAAATTTCAAGGATAAAAGGTCTTCCTTGTCTTAAACGATGCTATCTCCCATATTGTACatactttataatatttctttttcctttAATTAGTCAAAGAAAAATATAGGATCACTAAGATgcgtttttctttctttctcttttttcaatatttaaataaattctgtTGCGATTCTGTAAGAAGAAAAGAATCGTTGCAAAGAACCATTGAAATATCgatttagttacaaatatagatACTCTCCCTTTAACAACTTAAATGATACAGGAGTGGAGTGTAGCGGATACTTGTTGCGCATCTATTTTAAGCTAAAGCTCTTCTTTTGAACTCTGCCTTCTTTGTGGACGTTTACGTTCTCCTGCATTTACGTCGGCTACTTTATTATGGATTACTAGATTATCTATTATAATTATATCTAAAAAAAGTGTTTTTTCCTTATTATTCTTATTGATATTAGCGTGTGGTATCTATTTCTTATTTcgtaatttatgtatttttctataattaaatttttctcggaataataagaataaaaatgatATAATGGGTAAAAGTATAAGTTATCAGAATAGGGCTCCACGGTAATTGATTTTCCGTGTGTTTTGTGTGGACGTTATCGATTAGGACACGCTCTAACTTCCTCAATGGGTTGATGGATAATTTATAGAACAGATTATTAATTGACGCGTTGAGTGAACATATTGTTGTTTGATGAGAATTTCctatttatttctattaaatttcttcTAATGAAATTAAactattatttcattttaatttgtTATCCCTAATACGTTATTTGGATAAGAGGATTTATTATGTTTGTGTTATGTCCTTCAAATTTTTGTAACCAAAATACGTTGCTCGAAAATTTGCTCAAGCTACAGTAGTGGTATGGAAGGAACGCGCAAATGTGAAGAACGTGAATAGTAGAAATTCCAGTCAGTTCCAGTCTTTCGTAAAGAGAACACGTATTACGACGAAGAATGTgtattctattgtattttaaaacaTATTTGTTTTATCAAGACACGAAGAATGTTGCTTTGCACTGTTTGCTTACATGGAAATATATATATAGGTATACACTCTATACATCGTTTTTAAACACGTGGACGCGTGGACTTCTGAAAAGTAAAAAGTATTTTTCTTATAGAATTAATAAAGTTTAATATTatacttttatttaataatttttatcacagttcaatacataatactataATGTATACACTGCTTTCTTGCCACTTTATCAATTTTAATAAGTGATGCTCGGTAATTatgaaaataatctaaataaaaaaATCTAAGAAAATTGAACTATCGCTTTATTTAGTATTGTATCGAtttaaattacaattacgatgtaAATGATATATGCAACTTTTTTtatatattgaaatattaacATTATCGATATCTTTTACTAAATTAATACAATTCTTattctataaaaaaaatattttaagagaaaagttaataatttgtTTTTTGTTGAATAAAAATAGCAACAATTTTTAATATACAATGTGTTATATAATTTTCCTCTCATTGTTTATAGGGTAATATATGTTTCATAATGTCcatattgaattttaaataaCTTCAGGACATTGAATCCATTAATAATGGATATCACAGCAAAAGATCCTGGTAGAGGAAGTAGGTGGGTTTGtccaaatgaccgtcacttggcACTACGGGCAAAGTAAGTGAGATTATCTTTAAGACCAAATTTCATGTTTACTACTTATATATTTACTTAcaaaattaatgaaatatctATATCAATCATTAGACTACATACGGGTTGGTCTGTAAAAAGTGCCACTCTTGATTCAAAATGGGGTAACtgtttcaattctcattctgctgGTACAAATCGTTGTACACGATCATTTGTACTTAGTGAAGAAGAACAGCAAGCAATCATTCAGGTAAATTTAAGCGAAATGAAATGAAATCCTGATAACAATGATATAGCATGTATTTTTCTTCATATCAGGTTATTCAAAGAGCTGAAGCCTTAGACTTATCAGAACAAGAAAGAATTGGTAGACTAGTGGAAAGACTAGAAAATATGAAACGTAATGTTTGTATAATCACTACAACAAGATTGAGTGAAAGGAAAAATTGTAGTAGCAGGTGTTCCAGAGGCCCACATTGTGTATGTTCTTGTGCCCTTTGTGGTGAAAGATTTGGTGCAGTTTTGGGTGCAACACCAAGTCTGTGCAAAGACTGTCGCAAATATATATGCCAAAAATGCAGTATTGAAATTAGTGAATTGAATTCAAAGAGAAGTATATTAGCTACAGAGAAACACTTACAAGAAAGAAGAGAAACAACTATGCAACGGTTTCTCAAACGTTCCAGCAGCAGTCAGAGACAATTTCTTTGTCGAATCTGTTCAGAAACTAGGGAAATGTGGAAGAAAAGCGGTGCTTGGTTTTTTAAAGGAATGCCAAAGTATATTTTGCCAGAGAAAAAGGTATGTTATAGTAtcttatttgaaaattcattgatttctttaaaaaaatatatcaccATTTTCCTTGTAAAATACAGGAACGAGGATGGTCACGAATAGGTCATAAAACATCTACCTGGACAATTGGAGGAAATAAATCTCTTGAATCCAATGAAATTCAAGATTCTTCTTCCGACGAAGAAGCAACGCGACGTCTAGCGTTTGCTCGAGGCCATTCAGATTCACTTACAAATTTACAGAAAAGTCAAGACAGCAGTACGACAAGCAAAACTCTATCACCATTTTCTAATTCTGGTCAGTCAACTAGTAGTGCATCTAAGACATCACCAGGACAACAGCCGAATGATTTATCACCGTTAAACAGTCGTGATGAATGTTCAAATCAACTAGATAGATCTACTCTTTCCATTACATCTCAATGCAGCCGCATTTCACCAACTTCTGTTACGAATTCTCGTTTACGTACAAACGGAAAAGCTACTCACGAATTCCAAGTTGAACAACGTGTATCATTCGAAGATGAAGTTATTGATGAGAAAAACAAGAAACTGGTTAATTCTAGTGATTCAAATAATGATACTCGTAGAATAGAATATAGTTTACGTGATCGATTAAAAAACTCTCAGGTACAATCTCTAAGGTACGTAAGGATGATAAACGAAAGAGTAGAAATTTAGTTGACATCAACTACTGTGTTTAGGTCGAATTTGTCAACGAGTCCATTGACACCGACAACGACAATCATTCCAGCGAAGCAAATTCCAGAACAACTTCAAATCCACGAGAAACAAGTGGATCAAAGAAAAAGTCCAGTATCCTCAGAAATAAAGAGTCCTCTCAAGAGTCCTCGCAAAAACAATCAAATCGACTTGCCACAGCAACAAATACCAGTATGCGGTAAATATATAGCAATAGATATGTTAAGTTAAACTACATGTAACTATAAATTTAAGTTAATGGTCATGTTATTAACATCAGAAACGAAGCCAAATTATGGAACTCTCGAAGTCTCCTTGCGATACGACCCAGCAGCTCAGTGCCTCCAGTGCAAAGTGGAACGAGCACGAGGTTTACGTCCAATGGACATCCATGGCCTCGCCGATCCATTCTGCAAACTCAACATAATACCAGTAGAAGCAGTTACGACTACGAAGCGCCTTCGAACAAAGACGATTCACAAAACGCGGGATCCGGAATTCAACGAGACGCTAAATTTTTACGGAACGACAGAATCCGATGTACGAACAATGTTCAATTTATTAACTAAATATCGCATTAGATACATAACAAATTAATGAGAATTCTATAATAGATATGGAACGGCAAAGCACTGCACATCCTGATTCTCCAGGACGATCCGGCAGGCCAAGATTTTCTAGGAGAAGCGAGATTTCCCCTGCACGAATTGCAACCTCGTCAAACGAAACATTATAATGTTCCACTGCAAAATCATTATCCAGTatgtataattaaaattttatttcgctTTTCTTCTTGATGTTAAATACCGAATAAACGTAATCTATATAAAATGTAACTTACTTCGTTTTCTTAATTAACTGTACTAATTTTTCAtaagtaatttatttttattgaatccTTAAGATATCAATATTATTCTCATTATTATGGATAAAGTTAGAATTGAGAAAAAAACACAATTTGTTTCAATTTCATTGCGCTTTCAATTCTTCGCGACGGTCGACTTTACTTACATTATTGCAGACACTAAGATATAAGAGCTCGACGTTGGCATAGGTGGACAACGAAGAGGCAATTTGGGGCGGATTTTCCAGTGGACGAGGAGAGATCCAAGTCAGCCTGTGTTATTGTACAAAACGTCGAGCACTAGTGGTTACGATTCAGCGTGCTACAAACCTTCTTTCTATGGACAGTAATGGATTCTCTGATCCATTTGTCAAATTGTGCCTTATAGAGAATGTGATGAACAATCAGGAACGTGTCTTGGATCATTCTATAGCACGTGCCACTAGAAAGCTGATATCTAGAAAGAACACAGCTCGTAATGCACAGAATACTACCATTAAATGGAAAACGTTAAATCCCGAATGGAATGAAGAATTCGCTTTTGATATTCGACTAACAGATCTTACGAAGGTTACATTATGCCTTACAGTATGGGACAAGGATTTTGGCAAGAGTAACGACTATCTTGGTATGTTTgtctattatttttcttttcttttactaAATCgtctaaatataaaataatttttttttaatacttacTCTCCTTTGTTAACATTTAAGAAATCAAATAATGCGTTACTTTGATTAGCATCTTAAACCCCAAGAATAAAGTTCACttatttttaaaactttatTACTATCAATATTACATAGTAATATGTTGCTACATTATTAATATATTCTAAACTCTTATTTAGGAGGACTCGAATTAAGTTGTAATAGTAAAGGAGCACGATTACAACACTGGCTAGATGCAATTAAGTTTCCAGATCATCACCACAAAGCTTGGCACAACTTAACAGATACTATTTTGCCTACAGAACAATGACTTGTATGTTTACCCTTCTTTACAAATGAATTATTGTAAAACATTTTAGTAAGGTCTGTAATCGGTACACATTATAATCTCAAGAAAATATGATTTATTTACATGATCTGTATCATTGCTCAAACTGTACTATTACGAACAAGTTAACACAATAATAAAGATGTTATGttatatatagaaatatttttattttaaggtGATCAATGTCTTTTACATATTACATTATGTTAATCAGTCTAAAACTGACTATTTAGCTTCAAATTAAAATAACTTTAAATTTAACAATTTCGTACAAATTTCTTAAAGACATTACTACAAAACCAAAGAATTCAAGTAAAGAGTGTCGAATTACTACTGTtggcaaaatatttaaaattatacttttaataaatattcatataaaaactATTTAAAACTTTATTTTGATCTTAATCGTCTTCACTTTCACTAGAATCTTCTTCAGCTTCCTCCAACCATTTAATAAACGGTTGTATCGCAGTTCGTACTTTATTGTTCTGAAATTCGTCGTTACTTTTATCACTAGAATGGTACCATTCTAAAATTTTTTCTTCCGACAATACATCTTTATCATAAAGGAGATGTAACAAATGTTGTAAAAATGGTAATAGTTCTTGAGTTGTGCTACCAACTTCTTCTATTGCGCGTAAACAATCATCCTGAGCATCTTCTGTTTTGACATAATTTACAACAATTGGGTGGAAATAAGTTACCATGACTTTTAAGGTTTTCTGATAATTTTGATTATTCACAGTTTCCTTGTTTTCTGAGAGATAGTGAAAGGGTAAACTTAATATAGCTTTAATAACATTATATGTCACTTCACTCATGGAAACATTATATGCATATCTCGACGAGTTTAtttctaaaattaaattttcgcaATTTAATTTATCTTGGAAACCTCTTAACAAACTATCAATCACTTCAGATAGGAACATATTTGTATCATCTGGTAGCGGAGAATCACATTCGGAAGCTTCATCGCTACTTATATCTGTAGAATAATGATCAGATTCTATTGCATTATAATCCTTAAAAAACTCAAATTCATTATCTACATCAAACTctgatatttgttttatacaaattttattattctttgaTTCTAAAACAGAATCAATGTACTCTGTTGGGTTGATAATATTTGTGTTAGGACATATTATGCAACCAGTTATTTGTGTATTTTGTTTAACAACACAATTAGAGAATATTATACTATTTGTAATAGTACAATTATCCTCTATTTTAGTATTTGACAACAGATACGAATTTTTAATTGTTACATTACAGCCTACTAAACAGTTATGGCCAATAACAGATCTTGTAACACAAGTATCATTCCCAAGTGTACTGTTCTCACACAGAACACTGTCCTTTTCCAAAATACAACCCTTAGCAAGAGTTGCATGTTTATGCTTATAAGTACTTTTTGGCATGTATATGAAATCTTTCAAAAATGGAATGGCATTTGGAGTTAGAGGAAAACTATGCCTATTCAAAATATCACGACTCAGAGTATGATAAGCATTCCATGATACAATTGGCAAACTATAATCTTCTGCATTTAATTGTTGCCAATAGATTCGGGAATTCAAAATCTCTTCGTTCATTAGTACTCCTCTAATAAAATCTTCCATTGTCTGTAAATAATACCAATGTAACATAGTCTTACATATTATCCataatttatataataatatattcaTTGACATAATATGCTAAACAGTAAGAAGATAGTTGACAACTTACTTGAAAATCAAAATTATCAGAGAATAATGGTAACACAGATGGAGAACATATATAAACATGAGTATCCATGTAGCAAGTATTTATCTCAATTTCACTATGATCCAAAAACCAATTGAGTTCCAGTTTAACTTTCTTCTCATCATTTCTTAGTTTACCGTAATGTAAAATCTTCTTGCTAGATTTGTCAGAGACTAACAAAGATGTTTCTTTTTTCAAAAGGGAATCATTCAAGGATCCAAAGTTTCTCATAAGCATAGTCATTGTTGCACCCTTATCTTTCTCTAGTTTGGCACAGTGGTTGCTCAAAGCATTCATGAGATTTGCATTAATAAATGCATCACCTCGTATGAGTATAAATTTGCCACGAATTGAACCTTTTGCATCAATATCTCTAAGAGCATCACCAAGGGATCTACAACCTTCTGATATTATCAAAGAGATTGATATTCTCGACCAATTTCTCTCTTTGATATACATCTTTATTGAATCTACATGACTGTTACAATAAAGAAATAATTCTTGAATTCTGGATTTAATAAGGGTTTCTACTAAATAATCTAAAAGTGGtacgtctatgactggtattaaAACACTTGGGAATATATTTTGCATAGGCGTCAAATCCGTTACAAAGTCATCTGCAAGAACAACAGCTTGGACGATATCCTTCTTTCCCATTTTAGTATCCATTATGTTACTTAAATTCTGTATATCTTCTCGGGATCATTAAAAGGAGTTGTTTGTTGTAGGTTATTAAAGTTTGGATTGCATCAAATCTCTTTCTATTCGAATGTAACAGAAGTTGCATTTCTTCATTACTGTTTTCACTTTAACTTTTCATTTATTCACTTTTTATAGGTATAAGAATATATAACTTTAAAAAAGTTTAAACACCAACTTTTAATTCATAACACATGTTTTCTTCGATCTGCTTCGATCACTTTATTAGTGAAAGTGTTTGAAAATTCTCTCGTTTAGAGGGCGCTAATTGACCGccaaatttatatttaaatttcaaacggATTAATGCTTGTGCAAATTCGTATTTTTCTAAACGAAACTAAATGAATAAAACTTCTCATAAATACATACAGACTtgcatataaataaaaaaataagtttCGTCAATTTTATCACAAATCAGATTGACTACTTTACTGCTACAACAACAtatgattaattaattaaagaagGCATCTTAAAAATTTAATCagaacttatttatttattcattttcttGTAATCAAAGCATCTGCTGCTTTTATTAAGGTTCAATAATTTATCATACAACAATAAAGTATAAAAatactgtttaattatattgtaaatcTAGTAAAAACAGTAAAATTTGGCAAGGGCTGTTTTTGTTATGAGTTCTTTATATGCGGACATTCAAGGGAATGCATATTTTGAtcataaaatgataataaaatAGAGCCCCAAAGATACATTAAAGATTCTACAGGTTTCTCGTTACGGTTCCTGTTCAGGTTTCAAGGGGTTCAAAACCATCATGCATATGCTATTTTTGACAACCT
The sequence above is a segment of the Calliopsis andreniformis isolate RMS-2024a chromosome 3, iyCalAndr_principal, whole genome shotgun sequence genome. Coding sequences within it:
- the LOC143177489 gene encoding rabphilin-3A, with the protein product MDITAKDPGRGSRWVCPNDRHLALRAKLHTGWSVKSATLDSKWGNCFNSHSAGTNRCTRSFVLSEEEQQAIIQVIQRAEALDLSEQERIGRLVERLENMKRNVCIITTTRLSERKNCSSRCSRGPHCVCSCALCGERFGAVLGATPSLCKDCRKYICQKCSIEISELNSKRSILATEKHLQERRETTMQRFLKRSSSSQRQFLCRICSETREMWKKSGAWFFKGMPKYILPEKKERGWSRIGHKTSTWTIGGNKSLESNEIQDSSSDEEATRRLAFARGHSDSLTNLQKSQDSSTTSKTLSPFSNSGQSTSSASKTSPGQQPNDLSPLNSRDECSNQLDRSTLSITSQCSRISPTSVTNSRLRTNGKATHEFQVEQRVSFEDEVIDEKNKKLVNSSDSNNDTRRIEYSLRDRLKNSQVQSLRSNLSTSPLTPTTTIIPAKQIPEQLQIHEKQVDQRKSPVSSEIKSPLKSPRKNNQIDLPQQQIPVCETKPNYGTLEVSLRYDPAAQCLQCKVERARGLRPMDIHGLADPFCKLNIIPVEAVTTTKRLRTKTIHKTRDPEFNETLNFYGTTESDIWNGKALHILILQDDPAGQDFLGEARFPLHELQPRQTKHYNVPLQNHYPVDNEEAIWGGFSSGRGEIQVSLCYCTKRRALVVTIQRATNLLSMDSNGFSDPFVKLCLIENVMNNQERVLDHSIARATRKLISRKNTARNAQNTTIKWKTLNPEWNEEFAFDIRLTDLTKVTLCLTVWDKDFGKSNDYLGGLELSCNSKGARLQHWLDAIKFPDHHHKAWHNLTDTILPTEQ
- the Eif2bepsilon gene encoding eukaryotic translation initiation factor 2B subunit epsilon — its product is MDTKMGKKDIVQAVVLADDFVTDLTPMQNIFPSVLIPVIDVPLLDYLVETLIKSRIQELFLYCNSHVDSIKMYIKERNWSRISISLIISEGCRSLGDALRDIDAKGSIRGKFILIRGDAFINANLMNALSNHCAKLEKDKGATMTMLMRNFGSLNDSLLKKETSLLVSDKSSKKILHYGKLRNDEKKVKLELNWFLDHSEIEINTCYMDTHVYICSPSVLPLFSDNFDFQTMEDFIRGVLMNEEILNSRIYWQQLNAEDYSLPIVSWNAYHTLSRDILNRHSFPLTPNAIPFLKDFIYMPKSTYKHKHATLAKGCILEKDSVLCENSTLGNDTCVTRSVIGHNCLVGCNVTIKNSYLLSNTKIEDNCTITNSIIFSNCVVKQNTQITGCIICPNTNIINPTEYIDSVLESKNNKICIKQISEFDVDNEFEFFKDYNAIESDHYSTDISSDEASECDSPLPDDTNMFLSEVIDSLLRGFQDKLNCENLILEINSSRYAYNVSMSEVTYNVIKAILSLPFHYLSENKETVNNQNYQKTLKVMVTYFHPIVVNYVKTEDAQDDCLRAIEEVGSTTQELLPFLQHLLHLLYDKDVLSEEKILEWYHSSDKSNDEFQNNKVRTAIQPFIKWLEEAEEDSSESEDD